One genomic segment of Drosophila melanogaster chromosome 3R includes these proteins:
- the Cyp4c3 gene encoding cytochrome P450 4c3 codes for MSSKVITSLMAESILLSKVGQVISGYSPITVFLLGSILIFLVVYNKRRSRLVKYIEKIPGPAAMPFLGNAIEMNVDHDELFNRVIGMQKLWGTRIGINRVWQGTAPRVLLFEPETVEPILNSQKFVNKSHDYDYLHPWLGEGLLTSTDRKWHSRRKILTPAFHFKILDDFIDVFNEQSAVLARKLAVEVGSEAFNLFPYVTLCTLDIVCETAMGRRIYAQSNSESEYVKAVYGIGSIVQSRQAKIWLQSDFIFSLTAEYKLHQSYINTLHGFSNMVIRERKAELAILQENNNNNNNNAPDAYDDVGKKKRLAFLDLLIDASKEGTVLSNEDIREEVDTFMFEGHDTTSAAISWTLFLLGCHPEYQERVVEELDSIFGDDKETPATMKNLMDMRYLECCIKDSLRLFPSVPMMARMVGEDVNIGGKIVPAGTQAIIMTYALHRNPRVFPKPEQFNPDNFLPENCAGRHPFAYIPFSAGPRNCIGQKFAILEEKAVISTVLRKYKIEAVDRREDLTLLGELILRPKDGLRVKITPRD; via the exons ATGTCCTCGAAAGTGATAACCTCGTTAATGGCCGAGAGCATACTGCTCTCAAAAGTGGGCCAAGTGATATCCGGCTACTCGCCGATCACGGTTTTTCTCCTTGGATCCATTCTAATTTTCCTCGTAGTCTACAACAAGCGCCGATCCCGACTGGTGAAGTACATCGAAAAGATCCCGGGACCTGCGGCCATGCCCTTCCTGGGCAACGCCATCGAAATGAATGTGGATCACGACG AGCTCTTTAACCGCGTCATCGGCATGCAAAAGTTGTGGGGCACGCGTATCGGAATCAATCGCGTTTGGCAGGGAACAGCTCCAAGGGTGCTCCTCTTCGAGCCTGAGACCGTGGAG CCCATACTGAACAGCCAGAAGTTTGTGAACAAGAGCCACGACTACGACTATCTGCATCCTTGGTTGGGAGAGGGTCTGCTTACCAGCACAGATCGCAAGTGGCACTCCCGCAGGAAG ATCCTCACACCTGCCTTCCACTTCAAAATCTTGGACGATTTCATCGACGTTTTCAATGAGCAGAGCGCAGTCTTGGCCAGAAAATTGGCGGTGGAGGTGGGCAGCGAGGCGTTCAACCTGTTCCCCTACGTCACGCTCTGCACCTTGGACATTGTTTGTG AAACCGCCATGGGTCGCAGAATTTACGCCCAGAGCAATAGTGAATCGGAGTATGTGAAGGCGGTCTATGG CATTGGATCGATTGTACAGAGTCGGCAGGCGAAGATTTGGCTGCAGAGCGACTTCATTTTCAGCCTGACCGCGGAGTACAAGCTCCACCAGAGCTACATAAACACCCTGCATGGATTTTCCAACATGGTGATCCGCGAGCGAAAGGCTGAGTTGGCCATTCTCCAGgagaacaataacaacaataataataacgccCCCGATGCCTATGATGACGTGGGAAAGAAGAAGCGCCTGGCCTTCCTGGACCTTCTCATCGATGCCTCTAAGGAAGGAACTGTTCTTTCTAAT GAGGACATTCGCGAGGAGGTAGACACCTTTATGTTCGAGGGCCACGACACCACCTCTGCGGCCATTTCCTGGACACTATTTTTGCTGGGCTGCCACCCAGAGTACCAGGAGCGCGTGGTGGAGGAACTGGACTCTATCTTCGGCGATGACAAGGAGACGCCGGCCACCATGAAGAACCTTATGGATATGCGATACCTGGAGTGCTGCATCAAGGACTCGCTGCGCCTGTTTCCCAGTGTCCCAATGATGGCTAGGATGGTGGGCGAGGATGTGAACATTG GTGGAAAAATCGTGCCCGCCGGAACTCAGGCCATCATTATGACCTACGCCCTGCACCGCAATCCGCGCGTCTTCCCCAAGCCGGAGCAGTTCAATCCGGACAATTTCCTGCCGGAAAACTGCGCCGGACGCCATCCCTTCGCCTATATACCCTTTAGCGCAGGACCGCGTAACTGCATTGGCCAGAAGTTCGCCATTCTGGAGGAGAAGGCCGTGATTTCCACGGTTTTGAGGAAGTACAAAATCGAGGCTGTGGATCGCCGGGAGGATCTCACGCTGCTGGGCGAGCTCATTCTGCGGCCCAAGGACGGCCTACGGGTTAAGATTACTCCAAGGGATTAA
- the CG33483 gene encoding uncharacterized protein, isoform A translates to MWKLIALMSNIIMLLSLITEIASLVEFTNIKCTSWDKAFDDFEYCHLKSVNRSFKYLSLKVNLHKVPITKVKVNFSLLKRFNGYKPFLYNITVDACKALRHSKYNPIFSFFYGLFKHHSNMNHTCPFDHDLIVEKLPTNFMNQKVNGDIKFPHGDYLFHSDWYAYGINRATVDFFLTLS, encoded by the exons ATGTGGAAACTTATAGCGCTGATGAGCAACATCATTATGCTCCTTTCTCTGATCACAGAA ATAGCCTCGCTGGTGGAATTCACGAATATCAAGTGCACCTCCTGGGATAAAGCGTTTGATGATTTTGAGTATTGCCATCTGAAGTCGGTTAACCGGAGCTTTAAGTACTTGTCGCTTAAAGTAAACCTACACAAGGTACCCATAACCAAAGTGAAG GTGAACTTCTCTTTGCTCAAACGTTTCAATGGCTACAAACCATTTCTATACAATATCACTGTCGATGCTTGCAAAGCCCTGAGACACTCGAAGTACAATCCGATATTCAGTTTCTTTTATGGGCTGTTTAAACATCATTCCAACATGAACCACACCTGCCCATTCGAT CATGATCTAATAGTTGAGAAATTGCCTACAAACTTTATGAATCAAAAAGTTAACGGAGACATCAAGTTTCCCCATGGGGATTACCTTTTCCACTCCGACTGGTATGCATACGGAATTAATCGCGCAACcgtagatttttttttaacactttCATGA
- the CG33483 gene encoding uncharacterized protein, isoform B: protein MSVKYKLLIIVIFHSVNMSTSDFEFTNIKCTSLDKDFDDFEYCHLKSVNRTFKYISVKVRMYKIPVTKVKIASLVEFTNIKCTSWDKAFDDFEYCHLKSVNRSFKYLSLKVNLHKVPITKVKVNFSLLKRFNGYKPFLYNITVDACKALRHSKYNPIFSFFYGLFKHHSNMNHTCPFDHDLIVEKLPTNFMNQKVNGDIKFPHGDYLFHSDWYAYGINRATVDFFLTLS, encoded by the exons ATGTCAGTGAAATACAAACTTTTAATCATTGTAATATTTCACTCAGTGAATATG AGCACTTCTGACTTCGAGTTTACAAATATCAAATGCACTTCTTTGGACAAAGACTTTGACGACTTTGAGTACTGCCATCTGAAGTCTGTGAATCGTACTTTCAAATACATATCAGTTAAAGTAAGAATGTATAAGATTCCCGTTACGAAAGTTAAG ATAGCCTCGCTGGTGGAATTCACGAATATCAAGTGCACCTCCTGGGATAAAGCGTTTGATGATTTTGAGTATTGCCATCTGAAGTCGGTTAACCGGAGCTTTAAGTACTTGTCGCTTAAAGTAAACCTACACAAGGTACCCATAACCAAAGTGAAG GTGAACTTCTCTTTGCTCAAACGTTTCAATGGCTACAAACCATTTCTATACAATATCACTGTCGATGCTTGCAAAGCCCTGAGACACTCGAAGTACAATCCGATATTCAGTTTCTTTTATGGGCTGTTTAAACATCATTCCAACATGAACCACACCTGCCCATTCGAT CATGATCTAATAGTTGAGAAATTGCCTACAAACTTTATGAATCAAAAAGTTAACGGAGACATCAAGTTTCCCCATGGGGATTACCTTTTCCACTCCGACTGGTATGCATACGGAATTAATCGCGCAACcgtagatttttttttaacactttCATGA